A single genomic interval of Bradyrhizobium japonicum USDA 6 harbors:
- a CDS encoding HlyC/CorC family transporter encodes MDWLGFTIVILCLLVSGFFAASETALTGASRASMLRLSKQGNHDADVVSQLLDMRERLIGALLLGNNIANISASALATSIFTAWFGDVGVLYATGVMTALVVIFAEVLPKTIAINAPDRMALAVARPMRLTMYVLGPLLRIVEVIVRVLMRLFGLAGEHQAILSPTERLRGAVDLLHHEGKVEKQDRDMLGGLLDLRELQVSDVMIHRTEMMMINADLPPEELVREVLATEYTRIPLWREKPENIIGVLHAKDLLRAIRASDGDTSRIDVSTIALPPWFVPEMRPVSEQLKAFRRRKTHFALVVDEYGEVEGLVTLEDILEEIVGDISDEHDVVVAGVRAQPDGSVVVDGSVPIRDLNRAMDWHLPDEEATTVAGLVIHEARSIPDRGQSFTFHGFRFRVLRRERNRITALRISPVPREAEMEEAKPRRAGTSF; translated from the coding sequence ATGGACTGGCTCGGATTCACCATCGTCATTCTCTGTCTGCTCGTCTCAGGCTTCTTCGCCGCGAGCGAGACCGCGCTGACCGGCGCCTCGCGCGCCAGCATGCTGCGGCTCTCCAAGCAGGGTAACCACGACGCCGATGTCGTCTCGCAGCTGCTCGACATGCGCGAGCGCCTGATCGGCGCTCTGCTGCTCGGCAACAACATCGCCAATATCAGCGCGTCCGCGCTCGCCACCAGCATCTTCACGGCCTGGTTCGGCGATGTCGGCGTGCTCTATGCCACCGGCGTGATGACGGCACTCGTCGTGATCTTCGCAGAGGTGCTGCCGAAGACCATCGCCATCAACGCGCCCGACCGCATGGCGCTTGCGGTCGCGCGCCCGATGCGGCTGACGATGTATGTGCTGGGACCGTTGCTGCGGATCGTCGAGGTCATCGTCCGTGTGCTGATGCGCTTGTTTGGTCTGGCCGGCGAGCACCAGGCGATCCTGTCGCCGACCGAGCGGCTGCGCGGCGCGGTCGACCTGTTGCACCACGAGGGCAAGGTCGAGAAGCAGGACCGCGACATGCTCGGCGGCCTGCTCGATCTGCGCGAGCTGCAGGTCTCCGACGTCATGATCCATCGCACCGAGATGATGATGATCAATGCCGACCTGCCGCCGGAGGAACTGGTGCGCGAGGTGCTGGCGACCGAGTACACCCGCATTCCGCTGTGGCGCGAGAAGCCGGAAAACATCATCGGCGTGCTTCACGCCAAGGATTTGTTGCGCGCAATCCGCGCGTCCGACGGCGATACCTCGCGCATCGACGTCTCCACCATCGCATTGCCGCCCTGGTTCGTGCCGGAGATGCGCCCGGTCTCCGAGCAGCTCAAGGCGTTTCGGCGGCGAAAAACCCATTTCGCCCTCGTCGTCGACGAGTACGGCGAAGTTGAAGGTCTCGTGACGCTGGAAGACATTCTGGAAGAGATCGTCGGCGACATCTCCGACGAGCACGATGTCGTGGTCGCCGGCGTGCGCGCCCAGCCGGACGGCTCGGTCGTGGTCGACGGCTCGGTGCCGATCCGCGATCTCAACCGCGCCATGGACTGGCACCTGCCCGATGAAGAGGCGACGACGGTCGCCGGTCTCGTCATTCACGAGGCGCGCTCGATCCCCGACCGCGGCCAGAGTTTCACGTTCCACGGCTTCCGTTTCCGCGTTCTCCGCCGCGAACGCAACCGCATCACCGCGCTCCGTATTTCACCGGTGCCGCGTGAGGCGGAGATGGAAGAGGCCAAGCCCAGGCGGGCCGGGACGTCGTTTTGA
- a CDS encoding BolA family protein: protein MVMKDTISNKLREAFTPESLQVVDESHLHEGHAGHRPSGETHFRVYIVSQAFKGKSRVDRHRMINSALAAELSGSVHALAIHAQAPGEG, encoded by the coding sequence ATGGTTATGAAAGACACTATCAGCAACAAGTTGCGGGAAGCTTTCACGCCGGAAAGCCTGCAGGTCGTCGACGAGTCACATTTGCATGAGGGCCACGCCGGCCATCGACCGAGCGGCGAGACACACTTTCGCGTTTATATTGTGTCTCAGGCCTTCAAAGGGAAGAGCCGGGTCGATCGCCACCGCATGATAAATTCGGCGCTGGCTGCGGAACTCTCAGGCAGCGTGCACGCGCTCGCGATCCACGCGCAGGCGCCGGGGGAAGGATAA